One stretch of Streptomyces peucetius DNA includes these proteins:
- a CDS encoding SpoIIE family protein phosphatase, with translation MNGHRPAPSRRPLRGKRESLLGARSVAGQVLLLQVVVAVLLIAAAVTVLVLQARHDSEQSAQNRSLATAAAFARAPGTVDALRSSDPTAALQPLVTGTAQASGVDFLTVMDTDGTRHADTDPALIGERSQDVERAAAGEAFTEIYEGAPGAAARAVVPVTGPEGTVVGLVQAGVGLENVGNAVDRQLPMLLGSAAAALALATASAALVSRRLRRQTRGIGPTEMTRMYEHHDAVLHAVREGVLIVGGDGRLMLANDEARRLLELPPDADGCRVEELGLDPAVVDLLRSERAVTDEVHPAGDRLLAVSTRPTAPYGGNPGTVATLRDTTELQALSGTAESARQRLKILYDAGTRIGTTLDVVRTAEELSRAAVPRFADFVTVELLNPVLHGDEPSGAPTEMRRAALTGVSADHPFQPVGDVIRFLAPATPMAQALAAGHAVLEADLTVAESWRAQDPEGAGNALAYGVHSLVTAPLQARGVVLGMVNFWRSQREERFGEEDLHFADELAARAAVAIDNARRFTREHTMAETLQRSLLPHVLPSQGALDVAHRYLPAHARVGGDWFDVIPLPGARVALVVGDVVGHGLHAAATMGRLRTAVHNFSTLDLPPDELLSRLDELVGRIDLEEGEAGEGITGATCLYAIYDPVSGLCTLSTAGHLPPALVRPDGSVEFLQVPVSPPLGLGGFPFESAELRLPEGSRLVLYTDGLVEHRERDLDAGLEMLRSVLAGRPDRTPEETCEAVFDAMLPASRRDDIALMVARTRLLEEDRIASWDVPRDPAAVAPVRSACSRQLDAWGLEEAGFTTELVLSELITNAIRYGSEPIRVRLLYERNLICEVSDGSSTSPHLRRAGITDEGGRGLFLVAQLAARWGTRYTPTGKVIWTEQSLTDGQPPAELLMADADW, from the coding sequence ATGAACGGGCACAGGCCCGCCCCATCGCGGCGCCCGCTGCGGGGTAAGCGGGAGTCCCTGCTGGGGGCGCGCAGCGTCGCCGGGCAGGTACTGCTGCTGCAGGTCGTGGTCGCCGTCCTGCTGATCGCCGCCGCGGTGACGGTCCTCGTGCTCCAGGCCCGGCACGACAGCGAGCAGAGCGCACAGAACCGGTCGCTCGCGACCGCCGCCGCCTTCGCCCGCGCCCCCGGCACCGTCGACGCTCTTAGGTCGTCCGATCCCACGGCAGCGCTCCAGCCGCTGGTGACAGGGACGGCGCAGGCGTCCGGTGTCGACTTCCTCACCGTGATGGACACGGACGGAACCCGTCACGCCGACACCGATCCCGCACTGATCGGCGAGCGGAGCCAGGATGTCGAGCGGGCGGCGGCGGGCGAGGCGTTCACCGAGATCTACGAGGGCGCTCCCGGCGCCGCGGCCCGGGCGGTCGTCCCCGTGACAGGCCCGGAGGGCACCGTAGTGGGCCTGGTGCAGGCGGGCGTCGGGCTCGAGAACGTGGGCAACGCCGTGGACCGGCAGCTGCCGATGCTCCTGGGCAGCGCCGCGGCGGCGCTCGCCCTGGCCACCGCCAGTGCCGCCCTGGTGAGCCGCCGGCTGCGCCGCCAGACCCGCGGCATCGGTCCCACCGAGATGACCCGGATGTACGAGCACCACGACGCCGTCCTGCACGCCGTACGCGAAGGAGTGCTGATCGTCGGCGGTGACGGACGGCTGATGCTGGCCAACGACGAGGCCCGCCGCCTTCTCGAACTGCCGCCGGACGCGGACGGGTGCCGGGTGGAGGAGCTGGGGCTGGACCCGGCGGTCGTGGATCTGCTCCGCTCGGAGCGCGCCGTGACCGACGAGGTGCACCCGGCCGGCGACCGGCTGCTCGCCGTGAGCACCAGGCCCACCGCACCGTACGGCGGGAACCCCGGAACCGTGGCGACGCTGCGGGACACCACGGAACTGCAGGCGCTGTCCGGCACGGCCGAGTCCGCCCGGCAGCGGCTGAAGATCCTCTACGACGCCGGGACGCGGATCGGTACGACGCTGGACGTGGTGCGGACCGCCGAGGAGCTCTCGCGTGCGGCGGTCCCCCGGTTCGCGGACTTCGTCACGGTCGAGCTGCTGAACCCGGTGCTGCACGGCGACGAACCCTCCGGCGCGCCGACGGAGATGCGGCGCGCGGCGCTGACCGGCGTCAGTGCCGACCATCCTTTCCAGCCGGTGGGTGACGTGATCCGGTTCCTCGCTCCCGCGACCCCGATGGCCCAGGCGCTGGCCGCCGGACACGCGGTGCTGGAGGCGGATCTGACGGTCGCCGAGAGCTGGCGGGCCCAGGACCCCGAAGGGGCGGGCAACGCCCTCGCCTACGGCGTCCACTCGCTGGTCACGGCTCCCCTGCAGGCCCGCGGTGTGGTGCTGGGCATGGTCAACTTCTGGCGTTCGCAGCGGGAGGAACGCTTCGGGGAGGAGGATCTGCACTTCGCGGACGAGCTGGCCGCGCGCGCCGCGGTCGCCATCGACAACGCCCGCCGTTTCACCCGCGAGCACACCATGGCGGAGACTCTCCAGCGCAGTCTGCTGCCGCACGTCCTGCCCAGTCAGGGGGCTCTGGACGTCGCCCACCGGTATCTGCCCGCGCACGCCCGGGTGGGCGGCGACTGGTTCGACGTCATCCCGCTGCCCGGCGCGCGGGTGGCCCTCGTCGTCGGGGACGTCGTCGGCCACGGGCTGCACGCCGCCGCGACGATGGGCCGACTGCGCACCGCGGTCCACAACTTCTCCACGCTCGATCTGCCACCGGACGAACTTCTCAGCCGGCTCGACGAGTTGGTGGGCCGCATCGACCTCGAGGAGGGCGAGGCCGGCGAGGGCATCACCGGTGCCACCTGCCTGTACGCGATCTACGACCCGGTGTCCGGTCTGTGCACCCTCTCGACGGCCGGCCATCTGCCGCCCGCCCTGGTGCGTCCCGACGGGAGTGTGGAGTTCCTTCAGGTGCCCGTCTCCCCTCCGCTGGGCCTCGGCGGTTTCCCGTTCGAGTCGGCCGAGCTGCGGTTGCCGGAGGGCAGCCGCCTGGTCCTGTACACCGACGGTCTCGTCGAGCACCGCGAGCGTGACCTGGACGCCGGTCTGGAGATGCTGCGGTCGGTCCTGGCCGGCCGCCCCGACCGGACGCCCGAGGAGACCTGCGAGGCGGTGTTCGACGCGATGCTGCCGGCGTCCCGCCGTGACGACATCGCGCTGATGGTGGCCCGTACCCGGCTGCTGGAGGAGGACCGGATCGCCTCCTGGGACGTCCCGCGCGACCCGGCCGCCGTCGCGCCGGTGCGCAGCGCCTGCAGCCGTCAGCTGGACGCCTGGGGGCTGGAGGAGGCCGGGTTCACCACCGAGCTGGTGCTCAGCGAGCTGATCACCAACGCGATCCGCTACGGCAGCGAGCCGATCCGGGTGCGGCTGCTCTACGAGCGCAATCTGATCTGCGAAGTGTCCGACGGCAGCAGTACCTCACCGCATCTGCGGCGGGCCGGCATCACCGACGAGGGCGGGCGCGGGCTGTTCCTCGTCGCCCAGCTCGCGGCGCGGTGGGGCACCCGCTACACGCCGACCGGCAAGGTGATCTGGACCGAGCAGTCCCTGACCGACGGGCAGCCGCCGGCGGAGCTGCTCATGGCCGATGCCGATTGGTGA
- a CDS encoding Lrp/AsnC family transcriptional regulator: MAVDELDTRILRLLMEQPRTSVREYARILGIARGTLQARIDRLERDGVITGTGPFLSPGALGHPVLAFVHIEVTQGHLDEVGDALAAVPEIIEAFSITGGGDLLTRVAARDNGHLEDVIQQLINLPGVVRTRTEMALRERVAYRLLPLVESVGRSAGAQR; this comes from the coding sequence ATGGCGGTGGACGAACTCGACACCCGCATCCTGCGTCTGCTGATGGAGCAGCCGCGTACCAGCGTGCGTGAGTACGCCCGGATCCTCGGCATCGCACGCGGCACCCTGCAGGCCAGGATCGACCGGCTGGAGCGCGACGGTGTGATCACCGGAACCGGTCCCTTCCTGTCCCCCGGAGCCCTCGGGCACCCGGTCCTGGCCTTCGTGCACATCGAGGTGACGCAGGGGCATCTGGACGAGGTGGGAGACGCGCTGGCGGCCGTGCCGGAGATCATCGAGGCGTTCTCGATCACGGGCGGCGGAGACCTGCTGACCCGGGTCGCGGCGCGGGACAACGGACACCTCGAGGACGTGATCCAGCAGCTGATCAACCTGCCCGGCGTGGTGCGCACCCGTACCGAGATGGCCCTGCGCGAACGGGTCGCCTACCGGCTGCTGCCCCTGGTGGAGTCCGTCGGCCGGTCGGCCGGTGCGCAGCGCTGA
- a CDS encoding HAD family hydrolase — protein sequence MSTTRTPSVIFDLDGTLVDSEPNYFEAGRRVLAAHGVLDFDWDEHTRFIGIGTRETLEILRARYALDAPLDELLAAKNRAYLELASTSTAVFPEMRAFVERLSEAGVPMAVASGSSRAAIEAVLAGTGLADRIPVTVSAEEVGRGKPEPDVFLEAARRLGAAPHDCVVLEDAPPGAAAARAAGMRCIAVPYVEATAGDAAFLAADLLFRGGQAEFTATAAYEWITGGV from the coding sequence ATGAGCACCACGCGCACCCCCTCGGTCATCTTCGATCTCGACGGCACACTGGTGGACAGCGAGCCGAACTACTTCGAAGCGGGGCGCCGCGTCCTCGCCGCGCACGGCGTGCTCGACTTCGACTGGGACGAGCACACGCGCTTCATCGGCATCGGCACCCGCGAGACGCTGGAGATCCTGCGCGCCCGCTACGCCCTCGACGCGCCGCTCGACGAACTGCTGGCCGCCAAGAACCGTGCCTACCTGGAGCTGGCGAGCACCTCGACCGCCGTCTTCCCCGAGATGCGCGCGTTCGTGGAGCGCCTGTCGGAGGCGGGCGTCCCGATGGCGGTGGCCTCCGGCTCGTCCCGGGCCGCCATCGAGGCGGTGCTCGCCGGCACCGGTCTCGCCGACCGCATCCCGGTGACCGTCTCCGCGGAGGAGGTCGGCCGCGGCAAGCCGGAGCCGGACGTCTTCCTCGAGGCGGCCCGCCGCCTCGGCGCCGCGCCGCACGACTGCGTGGTGCTGGAGGACGCGCCGCCGGGAGCGGCGGCCGCCCGGGCGGCGGGCATGCGGTGCATCGCCGTGCCCTACGTCGAGGCCACCGCCGGCGACGCGGCGTTCCTCGCGGCGGACCTGCTGTTCCGGGGCGGCCAGGCGGAGTTCACGGCGACGGCCGCGTACGAGTGGATCACGGGCGGGGTGTGA